The proteins below are encoded in one region of Puntigrus tetrazona isolate hp1 chromosome 5, ASM1883169v1, whole genome shotgun sequence:
- the trmt2a gene encoding LOW QUALITY PROTEIN: tRNA (uracil-5-)-methyltransferase homolog A (The sequence of the model RefSeq protein was modified relative to this genomic sequence to represent the inferred CDS: deleted 2 bases in 2 codons), producing the protein MTDIALDKTDPAGSLPSTEKEPDDVIEEKNEENPAATAAEGEGAAGGVYRYIKGDLFTSEIFKVEIQNLPKYIGFNDLKKFLNKHGINPHKIKLFSKQMFAFVTFKNQEERDKAMKAVHGMQWKSKVLSVRLAKPKADPILKKRKQEEEAEGGQPGAKRAAGSQEAEEDEEEPLDIQIANAVTPLWNVPYEEQLKRKEREVEGILHKLTREIGNNNKAMLPWLFVQKEKYNKLCCPLEAIRPSPVQTEYRNKCEFVIGVGADGEDKTVGFRLGKYKGGSCAVVSPSETTHVSSEAKRVVQGFQKFIRTTPYAVYSPETYEGHWRQLTVRTSRIKQTMAMVFFNPQKLQEKEIEELKRNLRQYFTEGEGKESAITSLYFVRMGQRTSAGTEDLPCEHVTGEEWIHEELLGLKFRISPHSFFQTNTPAAEVLYSAVGEWAQLDQDSTVLDVCCGTGTIGISLAKRVKKVIGIELCQEAVDDAKANAEANGLTNVEFHCGKAEDVFPTVLNAVVSQRHAIVDPPRAGLHSKVILAIRRAEHLKRLIYVACNAKAAMNNFIDLCRAVSNRVKEEPFRPVRAMAVDLFPQTMHCETILLFERVDYSSDTQTAES; encoded by the exons ATGACAGATATTGCTCTTGACAAGACTGATCCAGCTGGTTCATTACCCAGCACAGAGAAAGAACCAGACGATGTAATAGAAGAGAAAAACGAAGAGAATCcggcagcaacagcagcagaagGAGAGGGTGCAGCAGGTGGTGTGTATCGCTACATTAAAGGAGATCTCTTCACCTCTGAGATCTTCAAAGTTGAGATTCAGAACTTGCCCAAGTACATTGGCTTTAACGACCTGAAGAAGTTCCTCAACAAGCATGGCATCAATCCTCACAAAATCAAGCTGTTTAGCAAACAGATGTTTGCTTTTGTGACTTTTAAGAATCAGGAGGAAAGGGACAAAGCCATGAAGGCAGTGCACGGCATGCAGTGGAAGAGTAAAGTGCTGAGTGTTCGTCTGGCCAAGCCCAAAGCTGATCCCATCCTCAAGAAGAGGAAACAAGAGGAGGAAGCAGAAGGTGGACAACCTGGTGCAAAACGTGCAGCCGGAAGCCAGGAGgcagaggaggatgaggaagagccTCTCGATATCCAGATTGCCAATGCTGTGACACCGTTGTGGAATGTGCCTTATGAAGAACAGCtgaaaaggaaagagagagaagttGAAGGCATTTTGCACAAACTGACCAG AGAAATCGGTAACAACAACAAAGCCATGCTGCCCTGGTTGTTTGTTCAAAAAGAGAAGTACAACAAACTGTGCTGTCCACTCGAGGCCATACGACCATCACCTGTGCAG ACGGAGTACAGGAATAAGTGTGAGTTTGTGATTGGAGTGGGAGCAGATGGAGAGGATAAGACGGTGGGCTTTCGTTTAGGCAAGTATAAAGGAGGATCCTGTGCTGTAGTGAGTCCATCAGAAACCACCCATGTGTCTTCTGAGGCCAAGAGGGTTGTGCAGGGTTTCCAGAAGTTCATCag GACAACTCCGTATGCAGTATACAGTCCAGAGACTTACGAGGGTCATTGGCGGCAGCTTACAGTCCGAACAAGCAGGATAAAGCAAACCATGGCCATGGTGTTCTTCAACCCCCAG AAACtccaagaaaaagaaattgaGGAACTTAAACGAAACCTGCGTCAGTATTTTACTGAAGGAGAAGGAAAAGAAAGCGCCATCACTTCATTGTACTTTGTGAGAATGGGACAAAG GACATCTGCGGGTACAGAGGACCTGCCGTGTGAACATGTGACTGGTGAAGAATGGATTCACGAAGAGCTTCTCGGACTAAAATTCCGCATCTCTCCACACTCATTCTTTCAG ACGAACACCCCTGCTGCTGAGGTTCTGTACTCTGCTGTGGGTGAATGGGCACAGCTGGACCAGGACAGCACTGTGCTGGATGTGTGCTGTGGAACAGGAACCATCGGCATCTCGCTGGCAAAG AGAGTGAAAAAGGTGATTGGCATAGAGTTGTGCCAGGAGGCAGTGGACGATGCCAAGGCTAACGCTGAAGCTAACG gcTTGACCAATGTGGAATTCCACTGTGGAAAGGCTGAAGATGTGTTCCCCACAGTTCTTAATGCTGTTGTGTCC CAACGTCACGCAATCGTTGACCCTCCGAGAGCAGGGCTAC ATTCCAAAGTTATTCTAGCAATTAGAAGAGCAGAGCATCTCAAGAGACTCATCTACGTCGCCTGCAATGCCAAAGCAGCtatgaataattttattga TCTCTGCAGAGCTGTTTCTAACCGTGTC AAAGAGGAGCCTTTCCGTCCAGTGAGAGCTATGGCTGTTGACCTCTTCCCCCAGACCATGCACTGTGAAACCATCCTGCTGTTTGAAAGAGTGGACTACAGCTCTGACACTCAGACGGCAGAAAGCTGA